A single genomic interval of Dromiciops gliroides isolate mDroGli1 chromosome 1, mDroGli1.pri, whole genome shotgun sequence harbors:
- the LOC122738065 gene encoding LOW QUALITY PROTEIN: tetraspanin-36-like (The sequence of the model RefSeq protein was modified relative to this genomic sequence to represent the inferred CDS: deleted 1 base in 1 codon), with product MDFFSFRGPFRFLGLLLWGAAAAMAWAGVSALRTHRSYQYFCDNPFLEVLGCLVVSTAPLLLITGGLAVGISRWNTGPWQGLFLYGVVVLLCMEASSVLLAHTSSCQRDWETHMLNDLLHHYGNKSDPETRAVDRLQEELQCCGIYNYTDWGVIGRFSAPTSCCQKIFLNCTGALGPSQLLYQEGCLPKLEQLRRLSLAMYSGAVLGLWFWSCLLHSSVDSS from the exons ATGGATTTCTTTTCCTTCCGGGGGCCGTTCCGCTTCTTGGGTCTCCTGCTCTGG GGAGCGGCAGCTGCCATGGCTTGGGCTGGGGTCTCAGCCCTCAGAACCCACAGGAGCTACCAGTATTTCTGTGACAATCCTTTCCTGGAGGTGCTGGGCTGTTTGGTAGTGAGCACAGCCCCGCTACTGCTGATTACTGGGGGCCTGGCGGTAGGCATCTCCCGTTGGAACACTGGTCCCTGGCAAGGCCTA tttctttatgggGTCGTGGTTTTGCTTTGCATGGAAGCCTCATCTGTTTTGCTGGCACATACCTCATCCTGCCAG AGAGATTGGGAGACACACATGCTGAACGATCTCCTCCATCATTATGGAAACAAATCTGACCCCGAGACCAGAGCTGTTGATAGACTTCAAGAAGAG CTGCAGTGCTGTGGGATTTACAATTACACGGACTGGGGGGTGATCGGCCGCTTTTCTGCTCCTACAAGCTGCTGTCAGAAGATCTTCTTGAATTGCACTGGCGCCTTGGGCCCCTCTCAGCTACTGTATCAGGAG GGGTGTCTGCCAAAGCTGGAGCAGCTTCGG AGGTTGTCCTTGGCCATGTATTCTGGTGCTGTATTGGGGCTCTGGTTCTGgag CTGCTTGCTGCACTCATCAGTGGATTCCTCATGA